AGTTGTAGTTTATGGTGACGTCGGCTCCGATTTCTTTTGCCTTCTCAAGTTTTTCGTCGCTTCCCGCGGTAGCTATTACGAAGGAATCGAAGAGCTTGGCTACCTGGATCGCCGCGCTTCCCGTTCCGCTTCCCGCCGCGTGCACAAGCACTGTTTCTCCCTTGGCGATATTCCCTCTTTCGCAGAAGCCGTACCAGGCGGTGACGTAGCAGGTTGGAAGGGTTGCCGCGTCGTCAAAGGAGAGCCCTTCGGGAATCGATACCACGTTAGATGAAGGTATCTTTACATATTCAGCGAATCCTCCGTGGAGGTTGACCCCGACTATCTCAAGGCCCCTTTCCGAGCGCACGGCCGGCATGATCATGACCCGATCGCCCGTTTCCACGTCAGACACGTCCTCGCTTTTCTCGCATACAATGCCCGCCACGTCTACTCCCCCCACGTGCGGCAGGGGCACTGGACGGGGTGATTTCCCGCTTCTGAGCCTGAGGTCGACGAAGTTTATGGAGGAGGATTTTACCTCTACAAGGACTTCTCCCGGTCCAAGTTCCGGCTCGCTCACCTCTTCGTATTTAAGAACATCGGTTTCTCCGAATTCGTGATAGATAATCGCTTTCATTGTTGCGAACTCCTTTGGAATATTTGCTGCAATTAAGGTACTTGGCTTTGCGGGTTTGGCAATAACGGGAGCTATGCTGCCGATAGCGCCGAGGATCTAATGAGCTGCAGAGTTTCTAGGGACCTGTGATACGATCAAAGGCTTTTATAGAACAGGGGCGGGGAATAACAAGCCGCCGAAAAGAATCCAGGCTATAATCAGTGTCCAGATGACGTTCATTCCCTGCGCTATGAGAAACGCGTAGGCGGGCCGTCCTTCTTCCATGCTGACCAGGGTGGAAAAACGGGTCTCAAGGCCAATACACACAAACGCAAGGGCGAACCACCAGCCGCGAAGCCCTTTCATGAGTCCCTTGGTCTGCGAAACAAGATCGTCTCCAACTGCGAAGGAAAAAAGAAGGGATGCCGCCATGAAACCTAATATGAACTTTGGGAAACGCTCCCAGATGACCCCGACCGACGGCTTTACCCCTTCATCCGCTCCTTGGCGAAATGTCCACCAAAGAGAAAGGGCAAACGCCGCTAGACCCAGCATGGCGTTCTGCGAAAACTTCACCACCACGGCAGCGTTCATCGCCGATTCTCCCACCAGTTCCCCAGCCGCTACCACGGCTCCTGTGGTGTCAATGGTTCCTCCGATCCATGCTCCTCCGATCACCGCAGGAATCTGGAAATGCTCTACAGCCCAAGGCATGATCAGCATCATGGGGACGGCCACTATGAGAACGAGAGAAGTTACGTAGGAAAGCTTTTTTCTGTCTCCGCCTATGGCTCCGCAGGCCGCAATGGCGGCAGAGACTCCGCAGATGGAAACGGCTGTGGAGAGCATGGCGGCGAACTCGGAATCCACGGCAAGCCTCCTGCAGATCCAGTAGCATGCGTACCAGATGACGAGCACAACGAACAGGGCTTGCAGAATCCCCGCCGACCCCGCGGAGAGTATTTTGCCGAACAGGATTCCGGAGCCCAGAATTATAAGCCCAATCTTGATGTAGTACTCGGTGCGGACCGCCTCCCGGAAGCGATCGGGGAAAACATTGCCAACGAACATTCCGATTAAAAGAGCAAAGATGACATAGCTTACACCCCATTCCTTGGCCATTGCGTTTCCGGCC
This genomic stretch from Candidatus Dadabacteria bacterium harbors:
- a CDS encoding zinc-binding dehydrogenase, with translation MKAIIYHEFGETDVLKYEEVSEPELGPGEVLVEVKSSSINFVDLRLRSGKSPRPVPLPHVGGVDVAGIVCEKSEDVSDVETGDRVMIMPAVRSERGLEIVGVNLHGGFAEYVKIPSSNVVSIPEGLSFDDAATLPTCYVTAWYGFCERGNIAKGETVLVHAAGSGTGSAAIQVAKLFDSFVIATAGSDEKLEKAKEIGADVTINYNSSDLGEELKKITKTHKINMIFDPVGASVWKENTQYLAPGGKLLLIGVAGGGATEAALGPLIMKDLSVLGVTVFNARAEHFEKVAQLAEEGALKPSIHSRFHLSEAAAAQKILEDRQQFGKVILNP
- a CDS encoding putative sulfate exporter family transporter, with the translated sequence MENETAGSPEESRGLSEDWVVFGPAFILIALGLLFPYLSLPKFSWTPDSLGEVLSAKNISLSLSLGVVFLFFSSFGVRMMGGSVARYVVGFPIVFALAWASKFLAGNAMAKEWGVSYVIFALLIGMFVGNVFPDRFREAVRTEYYIKIGLIILGSGILFGKILSAGSAGILQALFVVLVIWYACYWICRRLAVDSEFAAMLSTAVSICGVSAAIAACGAIGGDRKKLSYVTSLVLIVAVPMMLIMPWAVEHFQIPAVIGGAWIGGTIDTTGAVVAAGELVGESAMNAAVVVKFSQNAMLGLAAFALSLWWTFRQGADEGVKPSVGVIWERFPKFILGFMAASLLFSFAVGDDLVSQTKGLMKGLRGWWFALAFVCIGLETRFSTLVSMEEGRPAYAFLIAQGMNVIWTLIIAWILFGGLLFPAPVL